In the genome of Miscanthus floridulus cultivar M001 unplaced genomic scaffold, ASM1932011v1 os_1921_1_2, whole genome shotgun sequence, the window agagaggtccacaactcaaattgtgacttggttttgaaagaatcggtggccgtaaccaccgtatgccctccgggattcatgatttagttgtgttcttgatgtgattttggtgttcttcacgagctccttttgtcccttcttgtttcccctctcgtttcttcgttttgggatggttttggttcattcttgttgccttggatcgatcaatgacatgagtagaagctttccaccgaaggaaatccactaattcctcacgagatcgcagatccgagcaatttaaggtcttgacctattttttggggattcttcaattccttcgattcacggagttagagtttgtttcgggccatgatcctttagaggttgtctttctactcgcttgtgaacccttgtgcaaagtttcaaatcatttggagttgatttgatcaagttatggcttgatttgatttttcccgagaaactgctcgttcataccggttgcgtccgatatgatctaggacgtgtccgatatttctcactttggagttttgagctgaaatttggtggagaccttcccttggtgtctaaagagctatggttaaaatttcatgatttttggacaccatttgacggggttttggatttttctcttttggtcagcttgctgctgaaaatatcggacgtgtccgagatcataccggacgtgtccgaaaataccggacgtgtccgatataataccggacatgtccgatatttgcaggagcagtgctgttttcttttgggagtttgctcgtttgggcttcgatctgtgttccgtttactctgtggtgacccgctgtgttctgagggagcatccacccttctctagggtcgtggtcatcaagtctttcgtgtatgctttttggggattgatgttgggacagtggtcgaagatttcgaaagaaatttgaggcttccattcaccccccctctggtcgccgtttccggtccttcagatTGTTACTCAAATTGAAATCTACAGATATCAAGCATTTTAGCTTATTTCCCAGATTTATTTATCCAAGAACAAAAGGATTTCTATTTTGTGATGTTGAAACGGATAGATGTTTTGTCTTATTTGCCCTGCTAAACAATTTATGCTGCAGACAGGAAGGGCACCAAAAGTCCAAAACAAAATGGTAACATTAGCAGAAACAGAGCAGCCACCACTGGTGATGTGCCAGTAGGCAGTAGTTGTAGTATAGCTATTAAACTTGGCATGAACAGGTGAGAATTCCTCATGTCACTTTCATTTCTTCCCACACTACCAACGTCCATGATGGCCAATCTCCGTAATTGCTAATCCATGGCTGTGTCCAATAACAACCCTATAATCTCACACCAAAAGGAAAACAGGAAAAGATCAGAACCTTATGAGAAATTAAGTGGATAGAGTTTTACTTTTACAGCACAAAAAAAGAGGACAACATAAGCAACTGCAATGCCAAGGTAGAGCATACATGTAATAATATTGAAGATTGTAAGACTCAATTGCAGATGATAACACAAATGAAGAGATAAAAAACAATCCTCTGTTTGATTACTTTTTTCTTTGAACTTCTAAAACTTATTGGCAAGCTAGTAATTCGTTTCAGGCAATCAAACTGAAGGAGCACAGGAAATGTTTCATTATGTACCTTGAGTCCTTCATACATGCTAAGGCATGGACTTTTCTGAGACCAAAGTTGAGTACGCCCTCAAGCCTGGAAGTATGCAAAACATGAGCAGTGTTACAGCCATGAGCCATCCCATGTGAATCCTATCCCAGCACTTGTTAAGTAGAATCACAACCATATATAATGATATAAAATGTCTTAAGGATGTTGTGAGCCCAATTAATCCGTACCTGAAGCTATTAGAGTTCCAAAGACGAACAGTCCCATCGCGGGAACCTGTCATCAATATAGGAAGCTCAGGATGGGAACATACAGCGCTGACTCTATTTGCGTGTCCTTCCAGTGTTTCAACGCAAATCTTCTTCTGCAAGTCCCAAATCTGTTCGACATTTACAAAAAGCGTTAGAGCAGAATGCTCTTTATGGATGCTTATTAAAGGCATACCCTTTGGAGTTTGGAGAAGACCCCACCTTGGCAGTCCCATCATCAGAGCCGGTAATCAAGTATTGCCTGTCACCTCGAGTAAAGTAATCCAAACATCTCACATGAGATGTATGCCCGGCCAATGTGAAATTAGCACGGGGAGAATCAACACTCCAGATCTGAAATTTATAGCAAAGAAGGAACTCTAAGTTTCTgaaccaaggagtcaaggaccagTATTTGTTTAATGGATCTTATCAAAGTTTTTGTGTCTCAGGAAATTTAAACACACACCTTTAAGGTATAATCcttggaaacacttgcaaaagCTTTGACATCATTGGGGTTGAAGGCAATCTGCATCACAGAGCTGGAGTGCGCATCCTCAAATTTCCGTGTGGATTTCCAGCCATTTTCCCAGTCCCACATCTTAATTACAAGGTCATAGGATGCTGACAGTACATAAGGTTCAGTTGGATGAATAGCCAAAGAAGTGATCTGGTTACTGAGAGCCCTGAAACTCTTGACTCTCTTCATTGTGTTATAACTGTACACATAGATGCGACCATCTCCACCTCCGGCAACAATCCATTGCTTTTGTGCAAGAAATTTAACCGTCAAAACTGTAGTTAAGATATAGGAAATTATAAGATGTGTCAAAAATAAAAAAGATGCTCTGTGGAAGAAATTGACAACTTCTATAGATATCAAAACAGATTTTGGTGAATTCAGATGACATGCCTTCCTGTTCCCTTGTGAGTTCAAACGACTTTACCATTGCCTGTGGATGAATAAAACATAACCTAATTAGttcaatgtttttttttctgaagcAAGGATGTGGGGGAGTGCCCCacttatattttttttttttactaaaaaggGCTGGTTGCCTGGTTATGTACAATGAACATGACAAGCAGAAGAGAAAACTAAACAAAGAAAACTAGTTCCAATATTAACTCTTGATTTTCTGAAATAGGTCAGATTTTGGTTAAGTGCAGACAACTAAAAACAACATTTAAGCACTAAATTCAAATGAACTACATGAGAAATCCCAGGATGGAAATTTATTACAACTGCCACTAAAAAAGTTAAGCACATCAGaatttcacatccatttgattttaaaaaaaaatgtagCTATCTAGTGATTTTGTTTCTCCTTGACAGAGTGTTCTATAACACTTCATAAAACTAACACAGAAAGTTTGGTTGTGAATCGGGATTCACTAGTTGTATGTCTAAACAGACCCATATGGTTCAATTTTCCGGAAGATCTAATGTAACAGGTATTTGTGAAAGTTTGTCATGGTGCCACCATCTGGCTTCTCTAATTCACATCTTTACAAAATAtcctacaaaaaaaaaaacaatctgcAAATATGTTCTACTGACTAGTGAGACTAGCTGCAAACCTTTGTCTGATAGTTCCACGTGCAGACATGCCCATTGAAGTGACCGGTTACAATCCTGCCATGCAGATCAGAAAATAAAATATGCGTGCCTGATTCAATCCAATGAAGCAGAAATAAAAtatttccatgtcattttaatCCTCATAAAAATTTAAACTATCCACTCACCAAGGTTCTGTTGGATGTACATCCATGGAAACCATTTTATCAAAAATCACCGTTGAGATGACCTGATCCAACCAAACAAATGCTAATGATGAGTAGAAAGATTTTAAGCATAGGTACATGTTTCTAGCTAAAGAAGAATGAAATATTTATGTGAGCTTCTCTCAACCTAATATAATCCAGTTGAAAAAGAAACATCTCTGTTCTCTTTGAAGACAAGAGTTAAATTTTCGAGCAGATAATAGATGTTATGCTAAAAAAAGCAGGCACTGGATATAAACCTCAGAGGTTGTCTCTGCTTGTGGGTCACAAAGAGCCATCAGCGTATTTTCATGCACCAAATCAACACATGTCTTTTGAACTTCCTCAAAAAAATTATCAAACTCAGCATCAGCTTCTCCTTGGTTTATATCCTTAAGCTGGTCACTATCCATTATACGGCTCTGCTTAATTAGAAACTCGTCTATGTCCAGCGGTGGGTGCTGTTTCTGTTCTTTCATAGTCACAGTAAGGGTGTAAGTGGATCTTGGTTCCACGACACCGCAGAGCCACTCAGTGAAGTACCTCTCTGGGTTCCCTGGCCGAAGCCTGAAGGCGATACGGTCATCTGTGCTGTTGGCTAGGTACAATGGGCATGTGGCCAACCTGTTAAGCTCGAAAGGGAATCGAAGCTCCAGGGGATGAATCTCAAGCAGCTTACAGGATGTAGaagtttcttgttcttggaaaTCAGTTTCTGTTTCATTCAGCATAGTAATAATGGCCCCAATATTGGGCCTATTTTGACTGTTGTCATGTACACATTTTAATGCAATCTCTGCACATGTCTTCACTTGATGGCAGTATGCTTCTAGTAACAACTGGCTCAGCGTTGCCTGCAGTCTATTCTTCCAATTTTCAACTACCTGAGAAATCAAATTAGGAGGAGATTACTTCACTAGACTAGAAATGATGAAGTTCTTCCATACTTATCTATTATAAAGAGTAAATAACTGGTGCAATTAAATGGGCCACATCGGCTATTAGTGATAGAAATTCTCAATCTGTCTCATTATGCGAGAAAAAGTGGAAGGACAATATTTTAGAACACAATGGCAGGAGCTCTACCTTTCAATTAAGGTAGGAGAAAAAGAGGTTTATATACAAACGGGAAAACACACCCCAAGGGGCTAGTACAGTAGACAGGTAAACCCCTAAGCTAatgctctctttctttgctctatGTCGTCTTTTATTCTTGCGGCTACCGGTAACACCGATGATTCTACGGCGTTGTTGAAGATTCTCCTATTCCCCTCTTTCCAGATGTTCCAGAAGGTGTAGATCACCACCCCATTGAACCGTCTTAAGTGGAAGGACAATATGAGTAGTCGCTACCCacaaaaatatattattattaaCGATGGTATATTCATGTTGAACCCGAAGGCACATGAATTTATTTCACTTCTTTTTTTCTTGAATACAAGTATAGTATATAGATTGGTCTGGGCAAATATTATACCCATGGTCAAAGAGGGATTGTACTCATGGGCAACAACATTTTCAATCAGCCACAGTAAGAAACCAAGAACTAGCAGGTATTCATTAAAAGAAAGGAAGAACTATGCCTAACCAAAAGATGTACGTAATCCAACATTAGCAAAACAGTAAAAAGATGACTGGGACATTTGTCTGTTTCCTCTGATTATGGAAATGTTTGGGAAGTGGGCTCGAACGCTATTTAGTACTTACCTTGGCTACAGCTACTAGAAGCATGGAGCTCCTCCTAAACCCCATATAAATTGGTACCCATGGAAGTTTGAAAGAAGATGCTGTAGATGGAAGATAATGGGAGAAGCTCCTCCTAATCCGCTACTGGGAGTAGGGTTAGACCGATTGATGAGGCTGCCGTACCTCCCAGATTGGATCAGCGAAGATGAGTCCATCGAGGGGCGGTGGAGCCATGACTGAACTAGGACTGCACCTGCGAGCCCGCATGCGGAGTGCCAGCGATATCGACTTCGTTGTGAAATTAGGAACTAGTTCCTCTGCAGTTAATCAACTACTCGATTTTTCTTATTTTCAGTCCTATCAGCCCCCTCCGATATTTATGCTGCGTCAAATTACATTGGCCACAATAGTTTGCCAAATTACTCTGTATGCTGCATTTGAGAACGAGCTGTCAGCTTGATGGTGGAGAGTCGGAGCGCTCAACCTACCCTTGACCTTGACCCCACCCGGGTTTAATGTAAGAATCCAAATTTCACATATTcttgcaaaaataaaaaaattatagtCATGGGAAATTGGTCAGCTAAATTCTTACATTTTCAACGTTGCATCTCTCCTTTTGCCCTGTTAAAATCTCTAGGATTATCACACCCAAACTGTATATGTCTGACTTGAACGTAATTACTCCATTATCCAAGTATTCTGGCGCCATATATCCCCTGCATAACAATatacatggcatatatttttgtgGCATTATTACTGTGCAAAAGTAAGTTGAAATCAAAGACTGTATCCTGAAATATTAGTGGTTCTCATACAGTACCGTTTACCTTGACCCACGACAGTTTGCAGTTATAATTCGAGTTTGTTGTTTGTCAAAGAGTCTTGACAGACCAAAATCGGTTATTTTTGGAACCATTTCTCGGTCAAGTAATATATTGTCTAGCTTCAGATCTAAGTGAACAATATTCTTTTCCTCGTGTAGATAACGCAAACCTTGACAAACTCCTTTAATTATCCTGTATCGCTCATGCCATTCAAGTCTACAATTTGTATCTGCATCATGTGAAAAAGCAAAACCACAAACCAAAAAGAATATTAGTAATTAGCTGCTATGTTGACTTCATTTAGAATTACCGGTTAGATATATGTGTATGTGGTTGCATTTTCCCTTTTGTATAAGGGTGTCTTTGCATACTTGTACATGTACGTATTGGGGTAAAGCCCTTCTTCTCAATACAAGCTCTATTCTAACGTGGTATCCAGAGTTTGATTGTTGCGCTAGGGTTACCTCGTGGACGCGCCGGCTTCTccctgccgcgccgccgccggttcATTCCTGCCGGCTTTTCCCTGCGTGTCGTTGTTGACTCATCACCATCGCGGCTCCTCTTCTCGAATCATCACGGCTCCCTTCCCGCCACGGCTTTTCTCTGCCGGCTGCCGCTCAGGTGCACGTGTGTGAGCACGAGCCCGCGCGAACTCGAGCACAAGCGGGGCGCATGACGGATCCCGCCACCATGCGTGGACCCGCCACCGGGTGCGCCGTTCCTGCTGCTGGGCGCGGTCTCACTCCCACTGGGCGCGGCCCTGCTAGCCCCGCGAGCTTCGCCCTACTCTTGGAGCAAAACAGAGAGCTCCCCTCCGGTTGGTTTCTTAAGTGTTGAGTAAAAAAATGGCATCCTCTCCGGCTCCTACCTCTGGTGGTGGTGCTCAAGTCCCACGTTGTATAGTGTTTTTCAATGGCATCAATTATCGTGATTGGATTCCTCAGATCGTATGCGGTGGCATATGTGTGGTCTCCGACTATGGGAGTTTCTCAATGGTGAGCTGCCTTGTCTAGCCTTGCCTACTCCTCTAGTGTAGCCGGTGATTCCTATAGGAACCTCAGAAGCTGACCAAAAGATGTTGCGGGATGCTTATGATGATGATCTGGCCTCTTATATGTCCCACTTTAGGGATTATCAGACATGGTTGGATGAGGATGCTCGTGCTAGGGTTGTTTTCGTTGCTAGTATGGATGAGCGTCTGGCTACTGATATTGTTCAGCTTGATCATGCTTTTCAAATCCTTGCTTCCTCAGCGCTATGAGCCCTATGGTGAATCTACCTATATTACCGCTTTACGTCAGGAGCAATTGTTATAGCAGGGTGACACAGTTCAGTTGAGGATTTCTTTTGACAGCTATGTGTAGTGTGGCGTGAGCTTGACACTCTTGGTCCTTAGTTGTCTCTGACCACTTGTGATTCCTGCAGGAAGCAACAAAGTCACCTTGAGCTTCAATCTCACCTATGACTCCTGACTTGTCTACGTGCTGAGTTTGAGCCTCTCTGTGCTCAGTTACTTGCTCGTGAGCCATGTGTGTCCCTGATGGAGGCTCTTACTACCGTTCATAATGAGGAGACTCGTCTTTGTTTTGCTGGTTTGCTTCAATCGACCTCCTCCTCAGTTCTGGCTGCTCGGTTTGCATGCCTCGGAGTTCTTGGTTCTGCTCCCAAGGGGTCTTCTTCAGTGGTCTCTAGCTCTGGGACTCGCAGTTCAGGTGGACTTCATTGTGATCACTGTGACAGAGATGGACATGTTGAGGCTCACTATTACAAGAAGAAGAGGCAGGCTCAGTCTCGCCAAGGTGGCCGTCCCTCACAGGGTCCTGGTACTACGACTACTGGTGTCTCTCAGAGTACTGGCAGCTCTCAACATACTGATACACAGGAGATATTCATGTTGCTTCGTCGTCTTGGTGCCTCTGTCTTCTATTGGGGGATCACCATCCACTTCAGGTATTGATCTTGCCCTGGATTCTTAATTCTTGTGCTTCTTTTCATATGATGCCTGAGCATACCTGTCTTTCTTCCACTTGCCCTCCTTCTATTCCTCTCACTGTTCAAACGTTGATGGCTCACCTCTTTCGGTTGTTAGTCATGGCACTCTTTCATCCTCTTCTTTTCATGTTCCCAGTGTTTCTTATGTATATCCACTGtgcttcttcctcctccaccgTCTCCACCTTCTTCACtatctccacctcctccaccatctCCTCCGCTGCCCTCTGAGCCGCCTTCACAGGTTCCTCTTAGGTCCATTTATGACTCCAAACCACCTGTGATTAACACCTACGGTCGCCGCCTCCATGACACCTCGCCTCCTGTTGAGTCGGCTCCTGATGTTTCACCTCCTGTTGAGACATCTTCGGTTGAGGATTCCTCCTCTCGACCATCCTCTCGTTATAATCTTCATGATCAGGGATTGCTAAAGCCTGCATACCGGTATAGTTCTGCTGGCACTGTTCTTTCTGAGCCAACCACATATCATGATGCCATTTGTCATCCATAACGGCAACATGACATGGATGAGGAGATCATTGCTCTTGAGCGCACTGGCACTTAATTGGGACCttgttcctcttcttcctcatgctCGTCCCATCACATGCAAATGGGTTTATGAGATTGAGACTCGGTCTGATGGCTCTCTCGAGCGTTATAAAGGCCCGCCTTGTTGCTCATGTTTTTAGTAGGAGTATGGTCGTGACTATGATGATACCTTTGCTCCTATGGCTCACATGACCACTGTTCGCACTCTCCTTGCCGTGGCCTTTGATTGTGCTTGGTCCATTTCTCAACTTGATTTAAAAAATGCCTTTCTTAGTGGTGAACTCCGTGAGGAGGTCTAGACGCGACTACCTCCTGGGTATCTTGCTCCCGATGGCATGGTTTGTCGTCTTCATCGCTCTCTATTTTCTagcatatatttttataatactattttctataaggTCAGTCAAACTTAGGTTAGTTTGATTTTGATCTATTAAAGTGTGAAAAgtaaaactcaacaaaattggtagAACTATCTTTCT includes:
- the LOC136534415 gene encoding uncharacterized protein isoform X2, which gives rise to MEDEQGAIYALESKLRDKNAKPADLPLSLFKVITENFSDKHEIGCGGFGVVYKGVLGRAEVAVKKLHDYLSIEDESFVDEIDCLMRTKHRNIVRFLGYCADTHGKIMKHEGKCVLAEVRVRLLCFEYIANGSLRSELKDTNCRLEWHERYRIIKGVCQGLRYLHEEKNIVHLDLKLDNILLDREMVPKITDFGLSRLFDKQQTRIITANCRGSRGYMAPEYLDNGVITFKSDIYSLGVIILEILTGQKERCNVENVVENWKNRLQATLSQLLLEAYCHQVKTCAEIALKCVHDNSQNRPNIGAIITMLNETETDFQEQETSTSCKLLEIHPLELRFPFELNRLATCPLYLANSTDDRIAFRLRPGNPERYFTEWLCGVVEPRSTYTLTVTMKEQKQHPPLDIDEFLIKQSRIMDSDQLKDINQGEADAEFDNFFEEVQKTCVDLVHENTLMALCDPQAETTSEVISTVIFDKMVSMDVHPTEPWIVTGHFNGHVCTWNYQTKAMVKSFELTREQEVLTVKFLAQKQWIVAGGGDGRIYVYSYNTMKRVKSFRALSNQITSLAIHPTEPYVLSASYDLVIKMWDWENGWKSTRKFEDAHSSSVMQIAFNPNDVKAFASVSKDYTLKIWSVDSPRANFTLAGHTSHVRCLDYFTRGDRQYLITGSDDGTAKIWDLQKKICVETLEGHANRVSAVCSHPELPILMTGSRDGTVRLWNSNSFRLEGVLNFGLRKVHALACMKDSRVVIGHSHGLAITEIGHHGRW
- the LOC136534415 gene encoding uncharacterized protein isoform X1 — protein: MEDEQGAIYALESKLRDKNAKPADLPLSLFKVITENFSDKHEIGCGGFGVVYKGVLGRAEVAVKKLHDYLSIEDESFVDEIDCLMRTKHRNIVRFLGYCADTHGKIMKHEGKCVLAEVRVRLLCFEYIANGSLRSELKGTDTNCRLEWHERYRIIKGVCQGLRYLHEEKNIVHLDLKLDNILLDREMVPKITDFGLSRLFDKQQTRIITANCRGSRGYMAPEYLDNGVITFKSDIYSLGVIILEILTGQKERCNVENVVENWKNRLQATLSQLLLEAYCHQVKTCAEIALKCVHDNSQNRPNIGAIITMLNETETDFQEQETSTSCKLLEIHPLELRFPFELNRLATCPLYLANSTDDRIAFRLRPGNPERYFTEWLCGVVEPRSTYTLTVTMKEQKQHPPLDIDEFLIKQSRIMDSDQLKDINQGEADAEFDNFFEEVQKTCVDLVHENTLMALCDPQAETTSEVISTVIFDKMVSMDVHPTEPWIVTGHFNGHVCTWNYQTKAMVKSFELTREQEVLTVKFLAQKQWIVAGGGDGRIYVYSYNTMKRVKSFRALSNQITSLAIHPTEPYVLSASYDLVIKMWDWENGWKSTRKFEDAHSSSVMQIAFNPNDVKAFASVSKDYTLKIWSVDSPRANFTLAGHTSHVRCLDYFTRGDRQYLITGSDDGTAKIWDLQKKICVETLEGHANRVSAVCSHPELPILMTGSRDGTVRLWNSNSFRLEGVLNFGLRKVHALACMKDSRVVIGHSHGLAITEIGHHGRW
- the LOC136534415 gene encoding uncharacterized protein isoform X3 encodes the protein MNRRRRGREKPARPRDTNCRLEWHERYRIIKGVCQGLRYLHEEKNIVHLDLKLDNILLDREMVPKITDFGLSRLFDKQQTRIITANCRGSRGYMAPEYLDNGVITFKSDIYSLGVIILEILTGQKERCNVENVVENWKNRLQATLSQLLLEAYCHQVKTCAEIALKCVHDNSQNRPNIGAIITMLNETETDFQEQETSTSCKLLEIHPLELRFPFELNRLATCPLYLANSTDDRIAFRLRPGNPERYFTEWLCGVVEPRSTYTLTVTMKEQKQHPPLDIDEFLIKQSRIMDSDQLKDINQGEADAEFDNFFEEVQKTCVDLVHENTLMALCDPQAETTSEVISTVIFDKMVSMDVHPTEPWIVTGHFNGHVCTWNYQTKAMVKSFELTREQEVLTVKFLAQKQWIVAGGGDGRIYVYSYNTMKRVKSFRALSNQITSLAIHPTEPYVLSASYDLVIKMWDWENGWKSTRKFEDAHSSSVMQIAFNPNDVKAFASVSKDYTLKIWSVDSPRANFTLAGHTSHVRCLDYFTRGDRQYLITGSDDGTAKIWDLQKKICVETLEGHANRVSAVCSHPELPILMTGSRDGTVRLWNSNSFRLEGVLNFGLRKVHALACMKDSRVVIGHSHGLAITEIGHHGRW